One part of the Dyadobacter sp. 676 genome encodes these proteins:
- a CDS encoding DUF5118 domain-containing protein: protein MRYLLLAVLACVYMNDAHAQRKKKKEKQEDVKIDKAVDAVASAVKDKLKDEKKKGPKAFKDLIDSTNAVSQKGMISVHKVDDKWYFEIPDSLLNRDIMTVTRYSKTAAGGGIFGGEEVNRQMIRWEKGMDNNLLLRSVTIVVTSPDSTKPIFQAVKNSNSDPIIGVFDIKAIKKRTRECFGDRRHRFLQLGQPGVFAELGKQAVAETRRIQERGLVYFQNQHVPDQYRNSHDQNL from the coding sequence ATGCGTTACCTACTCCTCGCGGTGCTGGCATGCGTGTATATGAACGACGCGCACGCGCAACGAAAGAAAAAGAAAGAAAAACAGGAAGATGTAAAAATCGACAAAGCCGTGGACGCCGTCGCCTCAGCCGTCAAGGACAAGCTCAAAGACGAAAAGAAGAAAGGCCCGAAAGCATTCAAAGATCTGATAGACAGCACCAATGCAGTGAGCCAGAAAGGCATGATCTCGGTACACAAGGTGGATGATAAGTGGTATTTCGAAATACCCGACTCGCTCCTGAACCGCGATATCATGACGGTTACCCGTTATTCCAAAACTGCCGCGGGCGGGGGGATTTTCGGTGGCGAAGAAGTGAACCGGCAAATGATCCGCTGGGAAAAAGGAATGGATAATAACCTGCTGCTGAGGTCGGTGACGATCGTGGTCACCAGTCCCGACAGCACCAAACCTATTTTTCAGGCAGTCAAAAATTCTAACTCCGATCCGATTATAGGTGTTTTTGATATTAAAGCAATTAAAAAAAGAACCCGCGAATGCTTCGGTGATCGACGTCACCGATTTCTTCAACTCGGACAACCAGGTGTTTTCGCTGAGCTCGGTAAGCAAGCAGTTGCTGAAACTCGCCGCATTCAAGAAAGAGGCCTCGTTTATTTCCAAAATCAGCACGTACCCGATCAATACCGAAATTCGCACGATCAAAACCTTTAA
- a CDS encoding SDR family NAD(P)-dependent oxidoreductase — MSRIAFITGATSGIGKATADAFAAAGIDLILCGRRQERLDEVAAELSSKVKVTTLIFDVRDKGAVLAAVGSLPDEWKNIDILVNNAGNAHGLGTIDEGDTDDWDAMIDGNVKGLLYVSKAVIPLLLERGKGHIVNISSIAGKQTYVNGAVYCASKAAVEVISEGMRLELTQHGIKTTNVAPGAVETEFSLVRFKGDEERADKVYQGFDPLQASDIADAILYAVNAPDRVTIADITILAGAQSTATTIYRK; from the coding sequence ATGTCCCGTATTGCATTTATTACCGGAGCCACGTCCGGTATCGGTAAGGCTACGGCGGATGCATTCGCCGCTGCCGGAATAGACCTTATTTTGTGCGGCCGCCGCCAGGAGCGCCTCGATGAAGTCGCTGCCGAACTGTCTTCAAAAGTAAAAGTAACCACACTCATATTCGACGTTCGCGATAAAGGTGCAGTGCTAGCGGCAGTCGGGTCGCTGCCCGATGAGTGGAAAAATATCGATATTCTGGTCAACAATGCCGGCAATGCGCACGGCCTGGGCACAATCGATGAAGGCGATACCGATGACTGGGACGCGATGATCGATGGCAATGTCAAAGGGCTTCTTTACGTTTCGAAGGCCGTTATCCCGCTGCTTTTGGAACGCGGAAAAGGGCATATCGTGAACATCAGCTCGATTGCCGGTAAGCAAACTTACGTGAACGGCGCGGTATACTGTGCGTCCAAAGCGGCAGTAGAGGTGATCAGCGAGGGAATGCGCCTCGAACTGACCCAGCATGGCATTAAAACGACCAATGTCGCGCCAGGTGCGGTAGAAACCGAGTTTTCCCTGGTGCGCTTTAAAGGCGACGAGGAGCGGGCCGATAAGGTATACCAGGGCTTTGATCCCTTGCAGGCAAGCGACATTGCCGACGCCATTCTTTACGCCGTCAATGCGCCGGACCGCGTTACGATTGCCGACATCACCATTCTGGCGGGAGCGCAATCTACTGCTACGACTATTTATCGTAAATAG
- a CDS encoding S41 family peptidase, producing MNSERPQPPIQNSKSVVRLPIIIAITLAAGVLLGSTFFSGGKKLSDVAKGYGKFREVLMLVENNYVDSVNTEELVDFSISKMLEKLDPHTAYFNAEEATAARSQLESGFDGIGVEFNIYNDTVYVVTPLSGGPSEAAGIQSGDRIISVNKENLSGPGVTNAQVYKLLRGKRGTKVDLSIERVGLKDRMNFSVVRDRIPTFSVDAAYMVDQEIGYIKVSRFSETTYDEFKSALKTLKAEGLKNLILDLRGNPGGYMERATSMADEFIAGDKLLVYTEGKDSRFDRKTRSHVEGLFEQGPLIVLVDEGSASASEILAGALQDHDRALVVGRRSYGKGLVQMPIKLSDGSELRLTISRYYTPSGRSIQKPYELGKGEDYSQDLAHRYESGELFNADSIKFDKSKVYKTDGGRIVYGGGGITPDIFVPKDTLLNSKYLFELYSKNIIREYALRYANENQKRLEKQPFKEFLKSFQVTDAMVAELVKDASKAGIKPNEKELNLSKPLITSQTKAIIGRYVWGRKQKSGLNNEVFQVLNPTDNVYRQAVQLFSQAAQLEKGEFSSLNIPKNKK from the coding sequence ATGAACTCAGAAAGACCTCAGCCTCCGATTCAGAACTCGAAATCCGTAGTTCGTTTGCCCATCATCATTGCGATCACGCTGGCGGCTGGTGTGCTGCTGGGAAGTACGTTTTTCAGTGGCGGGAAGAAGCTATCCGACGTCGCGAAGGGTTACGGCAAGTTCAGGGAAGTTTTAATGCTGGTCGAAAACAACTATGTGGATTCGGTAAATACCGAAGAGCTGGTCGATTTCTCGATTTCCAAAATGCTCGAAAAGCTCGATCCGCACACTGCCTATTTCAATGCGGAAGAGGCTACCGCGGCGAGGTCGCAACTCGAATCAGGCTTCGACGGCATCGGCGTGGAGTTCAATATTTATAACGACACCGTGTATGTGGTTACGCCTTTGAGCGGAGGGCCTTCGGAAGCGGCGGGTATCCAGAGCGGCGACCGTATCATTTCCGTTAATAAAGAAAACCTGTCCGGCCCCGGCGTTACCAATGCGCAGGTATACAAGTTGCTGCGTGGAAAACGGGGTACGAAAGTCGATCTGTCTATCGAGCGGGTCGGATTGAAGGATAGAATGAACTTCTCGGTGGTCCGCGACCGCATTCCTACTTTCTCGGTGGATGCGGCCTATATGGTGGACCAGGAAATAGGTTATATCAAAGTGAGCCGTTTTTCGGAAACCACTTACGACGAATTTAAGTCCGCCCTGAAAACATTGAAGGCCGAGGGTTTGAAAAACCTCATTCTCGACCTCCGCGGCAACCCGGGAGGGTATATGGAGCGCGCCACAAGCATGGCCGACGAGTTTATCGCTGGCGATAAGCTGCTTGTTTACACCGAAGGAAAAGACAGCCGTTTCGACCGCAAGACGCGTTCGCATGTGGAGGGTCTCTTTGAGCAGGGGCCGCTGATCGTGCTGGTCGACGAAGGCAGCGCATCCGCCTCCGAGATCCTTGCAGGCGCATTGCAGGACCACGACCGCGCGTTGGTTGTCGGAAGAAGGTCTTACGGAAAAGGCCTCGTACAAATGCCGATCAAACTGTCCGACGGCTCGGAATTGAGGTTGACGATTTCACGCTACTACACGCCGAGCGGCCGCAGCATTCAGAAGCCCTACGAATTGGGTAAGGGCGAAGATTACAGCCAGGACCTGGCTCACCGCTACGAAAGCGGCGAGCTGTTCAATGCCGACAGCATTAAATTCGATAAGAGCAAAGTTTACAAAACCGACGGTGGTCGGATCGTGTACGGTGGCGGCGGCATTACGCCCGACATTTTTGTTCCGAAGGATACTTTGCTGAACAGCAAATACCTTTTTGAATTGTATTCGAAGAATATTATCCGTGAATATGCTTTACGGTATGCCAACGAGAATCAGAAACGGCTTGAAAAGCAGCCTTTCAAAGAATTCCTGAAGTCGTTCCAGGTAACCGACGCCATGGTGGCCGAGCTCGTCAAAGACGCATCGAAAGCGGGCATTAAACCCAATGAAAAGGAACTGAACCTTTCCAAACCGCTCATTACCTCGCAAACGAAGGCAATCATCGGTCGTTATGTGTGGGGCAGAAAGCAGAAAAGCGGGTTAAACAACGAGGTGTTCCAGGTGCTGAACCCGACGGATAATGTTTACCGGCAGGCCGTCCAGCTGTTCAGCCAGGCCGCACAACTGGAAAAGGGTGAATTCAGCAGCCTTAATATTCCGAAAAACAAAAAGTAA
- a CDS encoding DUF6364 family protein — MKTRLNITIEDTVLAYIKSYAAARQVSVSQIIEDHLKSIARSAEQKRNILEVVDEMDAPISINADQDLVKAYHEARSEKYGS; from the coding sequence ATGAAAACTCGCTTGAATATCACGATCGAAGATACTGTTCTGGCATACATTAAAAGCTATGCGGCTGCGCGGCAGGTCAGTGTTTCTCAGATTATTGAGGATCATTTGAAATCTATTGCACGGTCTGCCGAACAAAAGCGCAACATTCTCGAAGTAGTGGATGAAATGGATGCGCCCATTAGTATAAATGCCGATCAAGACCTTGTGAAAGCCTATCACGAAGCCCGTTCAGAAAAATATGGCAGTTAG
- a CDS encoding PIN domain-containing protein — MAVSAFLDANIILDFLLKRKDYENARKVMVLVLEKKIKAFISPSILHIVSYWLTKAYGSAKSKDLLLLLLSDVRIIDAGHDVVNLALTSQIDDIEDALQYYTAIHHKIDFFLSRDKKLKKDALTLLPVYDIPGFLNLLDKQYT; from the coding sequence ATGGCAGTTAGCGCTTTTCTCGATGCCAACATTATTCTCGATTTTCTTTTGAAAAGAAAAGATTATGAAAATGCCAGGAAAGTCATGGTGCTTGTATTGGAAAAGAAAATCAAAGCCTTCATTTCTCCCTCCATTTTGCATATTGTAAGCTACTGGCTAACCAAAGCTTACGGAAGTGCCAAGTCCAAAGATCTTCTATTGCTCCTTCTTTCAGATGTCAGGATTATCGATGCCGGTCACGACGTTGTGAACCTCGCTCTAACTTCTCAAATAGACGATATTGAAGATGCCCTGCAATATTATACCGCAATTCATCACAAAATAGACTTCTTTCTTAGCAGGGATAAAAAACTGAAAAAGGATGCCCTAACGCTCTTACCCGTTTACGACATCCCCGGTTTTCTAAATCTGCTTGATAAGCAATACACCTGA
- a CDS encoding MFS transporter, translating into MKSFDQSSPAGSAAPVPASQTVFPILLALSFSHLLNDTMQSLIPSIYPMVKESFNLSFSQIGLITFTFQVSASVFQPLVGSFTDKRPQPYALAVGMCFTLLGLVSLSMANSFHIVLLSVGLIGVGSAVFHPEASRVARMASGGKHGMAQSLFQVGGNAGSSLGPLLAALILLPYGRFQVIWFSLVALLAIVILSWVGGWYKQNLAMVVRKASGPVVRENAISKTKVVVSIGILLLLIFSKYIYMASISSYFTFYLIHKFGVSIQSSQIYLFAFLFAVAAGTFVGGPVGDKIGRKYVIWISILGAAPFALLLPYVDLFWTGVLSCIIGLILSSAFSAILVYAQELIPGKVGMIAGLFFGFAFGIAGIGSAILGTLADKTSIEYVFWICSFLPLIGLLTGFLPNLERKS; encoded by the coding sequence ATGAAAAGTTTTGACCAAAGTTCCCCGGCCGGTTCCGCCGCGCCGGTTCCGGCCTCCCAGACTGTATTCCCGATCCTTCTGGCACTGAGTTTCTCACACTTGCTGAACGACACCATGCAATCGCTCATCCCGTCGATTTACCCGATGGTGAAGGAGTCGTTCAACCTCAGCTTTTCACAGATCGGGCTCATTACCTTTACATTCCAGGTCAGTGCGTCGGTTTTCCAACCGCTTGTAGGGTCATTTACGGATAAAAGGCCCCAGCCATATGCCCTGGCGGTTGGCATGTGTTTTACATTGCTGGGGCTCGTTTCGCTTTCCATGGCAAACAGCTTCCATATTGTACTGCTTTCGGTAGGTTTGATTGGTGTCGGATCGGCGGTTTTCCATCCGGAAGCGTCGCGGGTAGCACGTATGGCATCCGGGGGGAAGCATGGGATGGCGCAGTCGCTGTTTCAGGTAGGTGGTAATGCGGGCAGTTCGCTCGGGCCGCTGCTGGCGGCCTTGATATTGTTGCCTTATGGCCGTTTTCAGGTAATCTGGTTTTCGCTGGTAGCCTTGCTGGCGATTGTTATCCTGTCGTGGGTGGGTGGCTGGTACAAGCAAAACCTGGCTATGGTTGTTAGGAAGGCAAGCGGCCCTGTCGTACGGGAGAATGCCATTTCAAAGACGAAAGTGGTGGTGTCGATCGGCATTCTGCTCCTGCTGATCTTCTCGAAATATATTTATATGGCCAGTATTTCGAGCTATTTCACTTTCTACCTCATCCATAAATTCGGCGTTTCCATTCAAAGCTCGCAGATTTATTTGTTTGCCTTCCTTTTTGCCGTAGCGGCCGGGACCTTCGTCGGCGGGCCTGTCGGGGACAAAATTGGCCGTAAGTATGTAATATGGATCTCGATCCTCGGCGCGGCACCTTTTGCGCTGTTACTGCCTTATGTCGATCTTTTCTGGACAGGCGTATTGAGCTGCATCATCGGACTGATCCTGTCTTCGGCATTCTCCGCGATCCTCGTGTACGCGCAGGAGCTGATCCCGGGAAAAGTAGGAATGATCGCCGGTTTGTTCTTCGGTTTCGCATTTGGTATTGCGGGTATCGGCTCGGCTATTCTTGGTACGCTGGCCGACAAGACGAGTATCGAATACGTCTTCTGGATTTGCTCGTTTTTGCCGTTGATCGGGCTGCTAACCGGATTTTTGCCAAATTTAGAGAGGAAGTCCTGA
- a CDS encoding zinc-dependent metalloprotease produces the protein MSSVSKQLLKLAAFKKEASFISKISTYPINTEIRTIKTFNVTPQLLTPAPVPSIGQYLPSGLDAGVVTFEMNSSLILLPKVPMKKRIFDSRVGYFANQYAVFGEESQRSDTEVFAVRWRLEPKNAEDARKQQNGELIEPKKPIVYYIDPATPEKWRKYLKAGVDDWQAAFEKAGWRNAIRGEYWPENDTTMSLEDARYSVIRYFAADIQNAYGPNVHDPRSGEILESHIGWYHNVMRLLRNWYIIQAAAVDPKARTKKFDDELMGQLVRFVSSHEIGHTLGLRHNMGASSATPVEKLRDKAWVEQHGHTSSIMDYARFNYVAQPEDGITNLFPRIGDYDKWAIQWGYSNFPDARDAQTEKLALNTLTKEAYKDNRLHFGTEISPYDPRYQTEDLGDNAMKASEYGIKNLKRIMPNLIEWSREDGESYKELDEIYGNVVTQYRRYLGHVIKNVGGIYDTPTTYDMEGPTFTTVPKATQKEAIDFLNTQLFKTPTWLLDQNILNKVKPETGVEAVKALQDYALTALFAGDRAVRLMETGVSAKNYTLDDLFTDLETGIWSEIKTGKPIDLYRRNLQKVYAEKLISLLKPGRANVQSIPVGITYGFSTRSVELEKTDLPSIARAHLESLRVTVNAAVAKSTDKNTRYHLQDVSQRIRQALDPK, from the coding sequence CTGAGCTCGGTAAGCAAGCAGTTGCTGAAACTCGCCGCATTCAAGAAAGAGGCCTCGTTTATTTCCAAAATCAGCACGTACCCGATCAATACCGAAATTCGCACGATCAAAACCTTTAATGTAACGCCCCAGTTGCTGACTCCCGCACCGGTTCCCTCGATTGGCCAGTACCTTCCTTCGGGCCTCGATGCGGGCGTCGTGACGTTCGAAATGAACTCTTCGCTGATACTGCTTCCAAAAGTGCCGATGAAAAAACGCATTTTCGATAGCCGGGTAGGTTATTTTGCCAACCAATACGCCGTTTTCGGCGAAGAATCCCAACGTTCGGACACGGAGGTATTTGCCGTAAGATGGCGCCTCGAACCCAAAAATGCGGAGGACGCACGCAAACAGCAAAACGGCGAGCTGATCGAGCCCAAAAAGCCGATCGTTTACTACATCGACCCGGCTACACCCGAAAAATGGCGCAAATACCTGAAAGCGGGCGTCGACGACTGGCAGGCTGCATTTGAAAAGGCAGGTTGGAGAAATGCGATCCGAGGCGAGTACTGGCCCGAAAACGACACGACCATGAGCCTCGAAGATGCACGTTACTCGGTGATCCGGTATTTCGCGGCCGACATCCAGAATGCCTACGGACCTAACGTACACGACCCTCGCAGCGGCGAGATACTGGAAAGCCACATCGGCTGGTACCATAACGTAATGCGTTTGTTGCGCAACTGGTACATCATCCAGGCCGCTGCGGTGGATCCGAAAGCACGTACGAAAAAGTTTGATGACGAATTGATGGGCCAACTCGTCCGTTTCGTATCGTCGCACGAGATCGGCCATACCCTGGGACTTCGCCACAATATGGGCGCAAGTTCGGCCACGCCGGTTGAAAAACTGCGTGATAAGGCATGGGTGGAGCAGCACGGGCACACCTCGTCGATCATGGATTATGCCCGTTTCAATTACGTGGCGCAGCCGGAAGACGGCATCACCAACCTCTTTCCGCGCATCGGCGATTACGACAAATGGGCCATTCAATGGGGTTACAGCAATTTCCCCGATGCCAGGGACGCCCAGACTGAAAAACTGGCCTTGAACACCCTCACCAAGGAGGCTTACAAAGACAACCGGCTGCATTTCGGAACGGAAATCAGCCCCTACGACCCGCGTTACCAGACGGAGGATCTGGGCGACAATGCCATGAAAGCTTCCGAATACGGCATCAAAAACCTGAAACGCATTATGCCGAACCTGATCGAATGGAGCAGGGAAGACGGCGAAAGCTATAAAGAGCTGGACGAAATCTATGGCAATGTGGTAACGCAATACCGCCGTTACCTCGGCCATGTGATAAAAAACGTAGGCGGTATTTACGACACCCCGACCACCTACGACATGGAAGGGCCCACCTTCACCACTGTTCCAAAAGCCACTCAGAAGGAGGCGATCGATTTCCTGAATACACAGCTTTTCAAAACACCGACCTGGCTACTTGACCAGAACATACTTAATAAAGTGAAGCCTGAAACCGGTGTAGAGGCGGTTAAGGCATTGCAGGATTACGCGCTAACCGCCCTCTTTGCAGGCGATCGCGCCGTGCGGCTGATGGAGACGGGCGTTTCGGCTAAGAACTACACGCTGGATGACCTTTTCACTGATCTGGAAACGGGAATATGGTCGGAAATCAAAACCGGCAAGCCGATTGACCTGTATCGAAGAAATCTCCAGAAAGTATATGCCGAAAAGCTGATTTCTCTGCTGAAACCAGGCCGCGCGAATGTTCAATCGATTCCCGTTGGCATCACTTACGGCTTTTCCACGCGCTCGGTGGAACTTGAAAAAACGGATTTACCGTCAATCGCACGGGCACATTTGGAAAGCCTGAGAGTGACGGTGAATGCTGCCGTTGCAAAAAGCACCGATAAAAACACGCGCTACCATTTACAGGATGTTTCACAAAGAATCAGGCAGGCGCTGGATCCGAAATAA
- a CDS encoding pseudouridine synthase — MGYKVKPTDVVKYGKKALNPEKMVYILINKPKDYITTTDDPEERKTVLDLIAGACSERVYPVGRLDRNTTGLLLLTNDGELAEKLTHPSSGIKKIYQAELDKPITTEDFERLQAGLELEDGFIRPDEVGIVTPDAYVVGLEIHSGRNRIVRRMFEHLGYEVQKLDRTVFAGLNKKDLPRGKWRFLTEKEVIKLKFLL, encoded by the coding sequence ATGGGCTACAAAGTAAAGCCCACCGACGTGGTGAAATACGGCAAAAAGGCATTGAACCCGGAGAAAATGGTGTACATCCTGATCAATAAACCGAAGGATTACATCACGACAACCGACGATCCCGAAGAACGCAAAACCGTCCTCGACCTGATTGCGGGCGCATGCTCGGAGCGCGTGTATCCCGTAGGCCGCCTCGACCGTAATACGACCGGCCTGCTTTTGCTTACCAATGACGGTGAACTCGCCGAGAAACTGACGCATCCGTCGAGCGGAATCAAGAAAATCTATCAGGCCGAACTAGATAAACCCATCACTACCGAGGACTTCGAGCGGCTTCAAGCCGGCCTGGAACTGGAAGACGGCTTCATCCGCCCCGACGAAGTGGGTATCGTTACGCCCGACGCCTATGTCGTAGGCCTGGAAATTCACAGCGGCCGCAACCGCATCGTTCGCCGCATGTTCGAGCATTTGGGTTACGAAGTCCAGAAACTCGACCGTACCGTTTTCGCCGGTTTGAACAAAAAAGACCTGCCCAGAGGAAAATGGCGCTTCCTGACGGAGAAAGAGGTGATTAAGCTGAAATTCCTGCTTTGA
- a CDS encoding acetoacetate--CoA ligase, whose product MSAEAQAQPLWKPGRTLLEQSNLKKYMDWLFVKKGLYFRSYHDLWEWSVTDLEDFWESLWNNFNIKSHDLYLEVLQRPVSGFIGTRWFTRSKLNYAEHIFRNKTKDRPAILFQSEKSELVEISWDTLEGQVAAVSTWLKQRGVKPGDRVAAVLPNIPEAIVAFLATNAVGAVWSSCSPDFGKPAITERFSQIEPKVLFTVDGYFYNGKVYDITSFAGELHASLPTVGDTVLINNIFSETRPDRFTSWDDILHFENSGIDFEPVPFDHPIWVLYSSGTTAKPKAITHSVGGCLIEHMKALILHQNVKPGDRYFWYSTTGWMMWNYALSSLLCGATLVLYDGAPAYPSSQVLWTLAEKARITHFGSGAAFYIASMKSGVSISSERLNHLETIGSTGSPLPPEAFEWIYRQVKKDVWLISLSGGTDVCSAFVGGCPLLPVYAGEIQCRMLGAKIEAFDENGRSVLNELGEMVITQPMPSMPIYFWNDDHDEKYLSSYFEMYPHVWRHGDWIKITDRKSVIIYGRSDATLNRGGVRIGTAEIYRAVESIPDVKDSLAVYLEKSNGEGTISLFVVLAKDKELTDELKQQIRDTLRTQYSPRHVPDTIEQVSDIPYTINGKKMEAPMKRILMGQDPAKCINIDTMRNPESLKAFI is encoded by the coding sequence ATGTCAGCTGAGGCGCAGGCGCAACCTTTGTGGAAACCGGGGAGGACCCTGTTGGAACAGTCCAATCTGAAAAAGTACATGGACTGGCTGTTTGTCAAAAAAGGGCTCTATTTCCGTTCTTATCACGATCTTTGGGAATGGTCGGTTACCGACCTGGAAGATTTCTGGGAAAGTCTCTGGAATAACTTCAATATCAAATCGCACGACCTGTATCTGGAAGTGCTGCAACGGCCGGTAAGCGGCTTTATCGGCACACGCTGGTTCACCCGCTCGAAGCTGAACTATGCGGAGCACATTTTCAGAAACAAAACAAAGGACAGGCCGGCGATCCTCTTTCAGTCTGAAAAATCGGAGCTTGTCGAAATCTCCTGGGACACGCTCGAAGGGCAGGTCGCGGCCGTTTCCACCTGGTTGAAACAGCGCGGAGTGAAGCCGGGCGATCGTGTGGCGGCCGTATTACCCAATATTCCGGAAGCAATAGTCGCATTCCTGGCTACGAATGCGGTAGGCGCAGTTTGGTCGTCCTGTTCGCCGGACTTTGGAAAACCCGCGATAACCGAACGTTTTTCGCAAATCGAGCCAAAGGTTTTGTTTACTGTAGACGGGTATTTTTACAATGGCAAAGTCTACGACATTACCTCGTTCGCCGGTGAGCTGCACGCATCGCTTCCCACCGTCGGAGACACGGTGCTGATCAACAATATATTTTCGGAAACCCGTCCCGACCGGTTTACCTCGTGGGACGATATTCTGCATTTCGAAAATTCCGGAATCGACTTCGAGCCCGTGCCATTCGACCATCCGATCTGGGTCCTCTATTCTTCCGGAACGACGGCGAAGCCCAAAGCTATTACCCATAGCGTCGGCGGTTGCCTGATCGAGCATATGAAGGCGCTGATTTTACATCAGAATGTAAAGCCCGGCGACCGTTATTTCTGGTACTCGACAACCGGCTGGATGATGTGGAATTATGCGCTGAGTTCGTTGCTGTGCGGAGCCACACTGGTGCTGTACGACGGCGCACCGGCCTATCCATCGTCGCAAGTGCTCTGGACATTGGCCGAAAAGGCCCGTATTACGCATTTTGGCAGCGGAGCGGCATTCTATATCGCTTCGATGAAAAGCGGCGTCAGCATTAGTTCCGAGCGATTAAACCATCTGGAAACGATCGGTTCGACAGGCTCGCCATTGCCACCCGAGGCGTTTGAATGGATTTACAGGCAAGTCAAAAAGGATGTGTGGCTGATCTCGTTGAGCGGAGGCACAGACGTGTGCAGCGCGTTCGTAGGCGGTTGTCCGCTGCTCCCCGTGTATGCGGGAGAAATCCAGTGCCGGATGCTGGGTGCTAAAATCGAAGCGTTCGATGAAAACGGCCGGTCTGTTTTGAATGAATTGGGCGAAATGGTCATCACACAGCCCATGCCGTCGATGCCCATTTACTTCTGGAACGATGATCATGACGAAAAATACTTGTCCAGCTATTTTGAAATGTACCCGCATGTGTGGCGGCACGGCGACTGGATCAAAATCACGGACCGGAAATCGGTCATCATTTACGGGCGATCCGATGCTACCCTGAACCGCGGCGGCGTGCGCATCGGGACGGCGGAGATATACCGGGCGGTGGAAAGTATTCCGGATGTGAAGGATAGTCTGGCCGTTTATCTCGAAAAATCGAATGGAGAGGGCACCATATCGCTGTTTGTCGTTTTGGCGAAAGATAAGGAACTGACCGACGAGCTGAAACAGCAGATCAGGGACACATTGCGGACGCAATACAGCCCGCGGCACGTTCCGGACACAATCGAGCAGGTGAGCGATATTCCCTACACGATCAACGGCAAAAAAATGGAAGCGCCGATGAAGCGGATACTGATGGGGCAGGATCCGGCGAAATGCATTAATATCGATACCATGCGTAATCCCGAGTCGTTGAAGGCATTTATCTAG
- a CDS encoding peptidoglycan DD-metalloendopeptidase family protein, with product MSELVRLLRHHPAFTAIVQNGKPYRKLDFTAGNTGLLTRDLSETTDFNAYVFNELLSGSTFNGIGGYDEDRVIYRHRKHFTTDIEKPRSIHLGVDIWAEAGTPLYAPLDATVHSFAFNDHYGDYGPTIILAHKLSGITFFTLYGHLSLSSLEGLHEGKTIRAGERFAAIGPYPENGDWPPHLHFQVIRDMGSYRGDFPGVCNAADRGYYLDLCPDPELILRIKA from the coding sequence ATGTCTGAACTCGTCCGGCTACTCCGCCATCACCCCGCATTCACAGCCATTGTACAAAACGGCAAACCCTACCGAAAGCTGGATTTTACAGCCGGCAATACCGGTCTGTTAACAAGGGATTTATCCGAAACAACGGATTTCAACGCCTACGTTTTCAACGAGCTACTCTCCGGGAGCACTTTTAACGGGATTGGCGGCTACGACGAAGACCGCGTGATTTACAGGCACCGCAAACATTTCACTACCGACATCGAAAAGCCCCGGAGCATTCACCTGGGAGTCGATATCTGGGCGGAGGCCGGCACTCCGCTTTATGCCCCGCTCGACGCGACTGTGCACAGTTTCGCATTCAACGACCATTATGGGGATTATGGCCCAACCATTATTCTTGCGCATAAATTAAGCGGGATAACCTTCTTTACGCTCTATGGACATTTATCATTAAGCTCATTGGAAGGCTTACACGAAGGCAAAACGATCCGGGCCGGCGAACGCTTCGCCGCCATCGGCCCTTACCCTGAAAACGGCGACTGGCCGCCGCATTTGCATTTCCAGGTTATCAGGGATATGGGAAGTTACCGGGGCGATTTCCCCGGCGTTTGCAATGCCGCGGATCGGGGTTATTATCTGGATTTATGTCCTGATCCGGAGTTGATTTTGAGAATAAAAGCTTAG